In one Winogradskyella sp. MH6 genomic region, the following are encoded:
- a CDS encoding YgiQ family radical SAM protein, with translation MQEELRLSSWLPTTNKEVKIRGWEHLDVILFSGDAYVDHPTFGPAVIGRLLESMGLRVAIVPQPNVNDNLQDFVKLGKPRLFFGVTGGCMDPMISNYNANKKRRDKDAYTPNGEIGFRPDYASTVYSKILKEKWPDTPVLIGGIEGSLRRVTHYDYWSDQLMPTILETSKADMLVYGMGEQPLREIVRLLERGVPFESINTVNQTAILINDENDIPKNKNWEDVEIASHETCLKDKKAYASNFKIIEQESNKLAARRIFQKVGDKMLMINPPYPTMTEEEIDASFDLPYTRLPHPKYNKRGPIPAFEMIKFSINIHRGCFGGCSFCTISAHQGKFIASRSKESILKEVDTVANMPDFKGYLSDIGGPSANMYQMKGKVQAICDKCVAPSCISPVICSNLDTSHKPLTELYQAVDSHPKVKKSFIGSGIRHDMLVPEFNKNADPKELDDYTEEVMTKHVSGRLKVAPEHTSDPVLKLMRKPSFSYFHKFKERFDKINIKNKLNLQLIPYFISNHPACEVEDMANLAAETKDMGFQLEQVQGFTPTPMTVATVIYYSGYHPYTLKKVNTPKTRKEKDEQHRFFFWYKDENKAWIKNTLNKLGRQDLLKVLLPEKTEKWRKNKPGKTKHTFNDAVPFNQRKDKVKYKKKKRK, from the coding sequence ATGCAAGAAGAATTAAGACTTTCTAGTTGGTTGCCTACCACAAATAAAGAGGTGAAAATCCGCGGATGGGAACACTTAGATGTTATCCTGTTTAGCGGAGATGCCTATGTAGATCACCCAACGTTTGGTCCTGCAGTAATTGGACGCTTGTTAGAAAGTATGGGTTTACGTGTTGCTATCGTACCACAACCTAATGTTAACGATAATCTTCAGGATTTTGTTAAGTTGGGTAAACCACGTCTGTTCTTCGGTGTTACAGGTGGTTGTATGGATCCTATGATTAGCAACTACAATGCTAATAAAAAACGTCGCGATAAAGATGCGTACACACCAAATGGCGAAATTGGTTTTAGACCAGATTATGCATCAACGGTTTATAGTAAGATTTTAAAAGAAAAATGGCCAGATACACCAGTTTTAATTGGAGGCATTGAAGGCTCATTACGTCGTGTAACACATTACGATTATTGGAGCGATCAATTAATGCCAACCATTCTAGAAACGTCTAAAGCAGACATGTTGGTGTACGGAATGGGAGAACAACCACTTCGTGAAATTGTGCGTTTGTTAGAACGAGGTGTTCCTTTTGAAAGTATTAATACGGTAAATCAAACAGCAATTCTTATTAATGATGAAAACGATATCCCAAAAAACAAAAATTGGGAAGATGTTGAAATCGCTTCTCACGAAACTTGTTTAAAAGATAAAAAGGCTTACGCATCTAACTTTAAGATTATAGAGCAAGAATCAAATAAGTTAGCTGCAAGACGAATTTTTCAAAAAGTAGGTGATAAGATGCTGATGATAAATCCGCCGTATCCTACAATGACAGAGGAAGAAATTGATGCCTCTTTCGATTTGCCTTACACACGTTTACCGCATCCTAAATACAATAAACGCGGACCAATTCCTGCATTTGAAATGATTAAATTTTCCATCAACATTCATCGTGGATGTTTTGGTGGTTGTAGTTTTTGTACCATTTCGGCGCATCAAGGAAAATTTATTGCATCACGTAGTAAAGAATCGATCTTAAAAGAAGTTGATACTGTGGCGAATATGCCAGATTTCAAAGGTTATTTATCTGATATTGGTGGGCCAAGTGCAAACATGTATCAAATGAAAGGTAAAGTGCAAGCCATTTGTGATAAATGTGTCGCGCCGAGTTGTATTTCGCCAGTAATTTGTAGCAATTTAGATACTTCTCACAAACCGTTAACCGAATTATATCAAGCGGTTGATAGTCATCCGAAGGTGAAAAAATCGTTTATCGGATCTGGAATCAGACACGATATGCTGGTACCAGAATTCAATAAAAATGCTGATCCAAAAGAGTTAGATGATTATACCGAAGAAGTGATGACCAAGCACGTTTCTGGTCGACTTAAAGTAGCGCCAGAACATACTAGCGATCCGGTATTAAAATTAATGCGAAAACCATCGTTTAGTTATTTTCATAAGTTTAAAGAGCGTTTTGATAAAATCAATATCAAGAATAAACTGAACTTACAGTTAATTCCGTATTTCATCTCAAATCATCCTGCTTGCGAAGTTGAAGATATGGCAAATCTTGCTGCTGAAACTAAAGATATGGGTTTTCAGCTAGAGCAAGTACAAGGCTTTACGCCAACACCAATGACGGTTGCAACGGTGATTTATTACAGTGGTTACCATCCGTACACGCTTAAAAAGGTAAATACACCAAAAACCAGAAAGGAAAAAGACGAACAACACCGTTTTTTCTTCTGGTATAAAGATGAAAACAAAGCTTGGATTAAAAACACGCTTAATAAATTAGGAAGACAAGATTTATTAAAAGTCTTACTTCCTGAAAAGACCGAAAAATGGCGTAAAAACAAACCAGGAAAAACCAAACATACTTTTAACGATGCTGTACCTTTTAATCAACGAAAGGACAAGGTGAAGTATAAGAAGAAAAAGCGAAAGTAA
- a CDS encoding hybrid sensor histidine kinase/response regulator transcription factor, producing MILCLVSFFCGAQNLTFYHYGTKDGLSQETIRTILKDSNGFLWLGTQEGLNRFDGTSFTVYKNRKKDSLSISGNFINTLLEDKEGNIWIGTNDNGISIYDSKINSFRSTKVKTGNCSSLSKTSDGTIIATVLNEGIFIFNKGDDNYQKISKIDGETQQFNSTFVDNDIVYVSTQDGRLFVCENIKTKDAKFLEIKFNQPIGNINSIFVVNENIWLGTTNGLCVFNTSTKQLSKIPLNSNNNGLHISSIDINNDTFYIGTFDGLYIAKDFNEQNLDFEHITTYYGEQNHSNSITSNRVYDTYTDGNLLWVGTNNLDVVTLGEPVFKNVNTSSEISLNNAFILSFAKNKDYFFVGTRKGINCIDSEGNVTYITKENTDDALAFNVIRTMAIDHNNYMWVGTIKGASVIDLNDFDPKSPKIINFFHDINDPKSLSSDATRGAFVDHKGTVWIMTYGGGVNRFTGDVKNNVITFEHYKTKENANSISSNFTYNLSQDKNLDYWITSEDGLNKLHFEDENYQNPKFTNYFSEENDSTSLSSNTTLHTWHDADATLWVATQDGFNKFNSESNTFKRFGNDEGLTNTFVYSITEDQDHNLWLTTNGGIFRFNKETEVFTNYTVNDGLQSSEFNLGAHYYNKDTNEVYVGGINGVNIFNPRHVPQLDLPGDLTFTSLRVKNEEINPVTHNDIINQSITTADKITLNYTDFPCYISFSDLDLRPTKNNEFVYALDNNDWNELSGSREIPLLDLTKGKHTLKIQGKSRNNLWQKAPLELQIKVIPPWYKSNLAYLLYLLIFLGIVYAFYKISLQRQIAGQESKRLQELDALKSRFITNITHEFRTPLTIILGYLGNVKDKVNGKKELETSLETIEQNSNNLLDLVNQMLDLAKLEKGQLKLNLVQNDIVKFTSNVIDSFLSIASDKAITIDFDATPNEILMDFDAEKMRQILTNLISNAIKFSPENSTIAITLKKQNNNLKITVSDQGYGIPKEELPNIFDRFYQVEDKAHKISQGTGIGLALTKELVELLDGTIKVSSEFGEGTTFKISLPITNTAEITTIATNNREMSVGTVVPKPADIISDEDSNSVLIVEDNHDMARYVASCLQPQYKVTFANDGKEGLELASEQIPDIIITDVMMPKMDGYELTQHLQQNTNTNHIPIIMLTSKAMQEDKIDGISSGADAYLTKPFHKEELLLRMKMLIAKRKQLQEKYAVNTIVTTTKKESQPTDKNLAFLKSVVDVIHNHIEDSNFGPTELAKSMVMSDSQLYRKLKAISNSSTAIFIRKVRLEKGKELLKTTDLSISEIAYAIGFNDPNWFSKTFKEEFEQSPSEFRN from the coding sequence TTGATTCTATGTTTAGTTAGCTTCTTTTGTGGTGCGCAAAACCTTACATTTTATCATTACGGCACCAAAGACGGATTGTCTCAAGAAACAATAAGAACTATTCTAAAAGATTCTAACGGATTTTTATGGCTAGGCACCCAAGAAGGATTAAACAGGTTTGATGGTACTTCTTTCACTGTTTACAAAAACCGGAAAAAAGATAGTCTAAGCATTTCTGGAAATTTTATTAATACACTTTTAGAAGATAAAGAGGGTAATATTTGGATAGGCACAAACGACAATGGTATTTCTATATACGATTCTAAAATCAATAGTTTTAGAAGTACCAAAGTTAAGACTGGAAATTGTAGTAGTTTATCCAAAACTTCAGATGGTACAATAATCGCAACGGTATTAAATGAAGGTATTTTTATTTTCAATAAAGGAGATGATAATTACCAGAAAATCTCAAAAATTGATGGAGAAACTCAGCAATTCAATTCAACATTTGTTGATAACGACATAGTGTATGTAAGCACACAAGATGGAAGACTTTTTGTTTGTGAGAATATTAAGACTAAAGATGCAAAGTTTTTAGAGATTAAATTCAACCAACCAATCGGAAATATTAATTCCATTTTTGTTGTTAATGAAAACATTTGGCTTGGTACAACGAATGGCCTTTGTGTTTTTAACACTTCCACAAAACAACTTTCTAAAATACCCTTAAACAGTAATAATAATGGGCTACATATTTCATCTATTGATATAAATAATGATACTTTTTATATAGGCACTTTTGACGGTCTTTATATTGCAAAAGATTTTAATGAACAAAACCTAGACTTTGAGCACATAACCACATATTATGGTGAACAGAATCATAGCAATTCCATTACTTCCAATCGTGTTTATGATACTTATACAGATGGTAATTTACTTTGGGTTGGAACCAACAATCTAGACGTGGTTACCTTAGGGGAGCCTGTCTTTAAAAATGTAAATACGTCTTCAGAAATATCATTAAACAATGCCTTTATTTTATCATTCGCCAAAAACAAAGATTACTTTTTTGTCGGGACTCGAAAAGGCATTAACTGCATAGATTCAGAAGGCAATGTCACTTACATTACTAAAGAAAATACTGATGATGCCTTAGCATTTAATGTTATTAGAACTATGGCCATAGACCATAATAACTATATGTGGGTTGGTACAATTAAAGGAGCTTCTGTTATTGATTTGAATGATTTTGATCCTAAATCTCCTAAAATCATAAACTTTTTTCATGATATAAATGACCCTAAATCCTTGAGTTCTGATGCAACACGAGGCGCTTTTGTAGATCATAAAGGTACAGTTTGGATTATGACTTATGGTGGAGGTGTCAACCGATTTACAGGCGATGTAAAAAATAACGTCATAACTTTTGAACATTACAAGACTAAAGAAAATGCCAATTCTATAAGTTCCAATTTCACTTACAATTTGTCGCAGGACAAGAATTTGGATTATTGGATAACCTCTGAAGATGGCCTCAACAAACTTCATTTCGAGGATGAGAATTATCAAAATCCTAAATTCACTAATTATTTTAGTGAGGAAAACGATTCCACAAGTCTGAGTAGCAACACTACCTTACATACTTGGCACGATGCTGATGCAACCTTATGGGTTGCCACACAAGATGGCTTTAATAAGTTCAATTCAGAAAGCAACACCTTTAAACGCTTTGGTAATGATGAAGGCTTAACTAATACGTTTGTTTATAGTATCACCGAAGACCAAGACCATAATTTATGGTTAACTACCAATGGTGGCATATTTCGCTTTAATAAAGAAACTGAAGTTTTTACAAACTATACGGTAAATGATGGTTTGCAAAGTTCAGAGTTTAATCTTGGAGCGCATTATTACAATAAAGATACTAATGAAGTCTACGTCGGAGGTATTAATGGCGTTAACATTTTTAATCCCAGACATGTTCCTCAACTCGATCTACCAGGAGACTTAACCTTTACGTCTTTAAGGGTGAAAAATGAAGAAATTAATCCTGTAACTCATAACGACATCATTAATCAGAGTATTACAACCGCAGATAAAATTACACTTAACTATACGGATTTTCCTTGTTATATTTCTTTCTCGGATTTAGATCTGCGTCCAACAAAAAATAATGAATTTGTATATGCTTTAGACAACAACGATTGGAATGAGTTATCAGGTTCAAGAGAAATTCCGTTGTTAGACCTTACAAAAGGAAAACATACCTTAAAAATTCAAGGTAAATCCAGAAATAATCTTTGGCAAAAAGCACCTTTAGAACTACAGATTAAAGTTATACCTCCTTGGTACAAAAGCAACCTTGCCTATCTCCTTTATCTACTCATATTTTTAGGAATCGTATATGCGTTCTACAAAATAAGTTTACAACGCCAAATCGCAGGACAAGAGTCTAAACGTTTACAAGAACTTGATGCTTTAAAATCGAGATTCATCACAAACATAACGCACGAATTTAGAACACCACTCACCATAATTCTTGGATATTTAGGCAATGTAAAAGACAAAGTCAATGGTAAAAAAGAGCTTGAAACCTCTTTAGAGACTATAGAACAAAATAGTAATAACCTTTTGGATTTGGTAAACCAAATGCTAGACTTAGCAAAGCTTGAAAAAGGCCAACTAAAATTAAACCTTGTACAAAACGATATCGTAAAATTTACGTCAAACGTTATTGACAGCTTTCTCAGTATTGCGTCTGATAAAGCTATAACTATCGATTTTGATGCGACACCAAATGAAATCCTGATGGATTTTGATGCTGAAAAAATGCGTCAAATCTTAACGAATCTTATTTCAAATGCCATTAAGTTTTCGCCTGAAAATTCCACAATAGCTATAACCCTTAAAAAACAAAATAACAATCTCAAAATTACAGTTTCAGACCAAGGCTATGGCATTCCCAAAGAAGAGCTTCCTAATATTTTTGATCGCTTTTACCAAGTTGAAGACAAAGCTCATAAAATTTCTCAAGGTACAGGTATTGGTTTAGCGTTAACCAAAGAGCTTGTGGAATTATTAGATGGAACTATTAAAGTTTCTTCTGAATTTGGTGAAGGCACCACTTTCAAAATTTCTTTACCAATTACAAATACTGCCGAAATCACAACTATTGCAACCAATAACCGTGAAATGTCAGTAGGTACAGTAGTACCAAAACCAGCTGATATTATTTCGGATGAAGATTCTAACAGTGTACTAATTGTTGAGGATAATCATGATATGGCAAGATATGTAGCATCGTGCTTACAACCGCAATACAAGGTCACTTTTGCTAACGATGGTAAGGAAGGATTGGAACTAGCATCAGAGCAAATTCCTGACATTATAATTACAGATGTGATGATGCCAAAAATGGATGGTTACGAGCTTACCCAACATTTACAGCAAAATACCAACACCAATCATATTCCTATCATTATGCTTACTTCTAAAGCGATGCAAGAGGATAAAATTGATGGGATTTCGAGTGGTGCAGATGCCTATTTGACCAAGCCTTTTCATAAAGAGGAATTATTACTCCGCATGAAAATGCTGATTGCCAAACGCAAACAGTTACAAGAAAAATATGCTGTAAATACTATTGTTACAACCACTAAAAAAGAATCTCAACCTACAGATAAAAACCTCGCTTTTCTAAAGTCGGTAGTAGATGTTATTCATAACCATATCGAAGATTCTAATTTTGGACCAACCGAACTCGCAAAGTCCATGGTTATGAGCGACTCACAACTCTACAGAAAATTAAAAGCCATTTCCAATTCCAGTACGGCCATTTTCATAAGAAAAGTACGTCTCGAAAAAGGAAAAGAATTACTAAAAACTACAGATTTATCCATTTCAGAAATTGCTTATGCGATAGGATTTAACGACCCTAATTGGTTTAGTAAGACTTTTAAAGAGGAATTTGAACAAAGCCCTTCTGAATTTCGCAATTAA
- a CDS encoding cupin domain-containing protein translates to MKRANFLKSIGGLSILTFLPQPSYASTMSYLDKLKSKIIRKDEGEVLNVIGDIQTHKLVGSETDNQIVEWEDNVEPGTGIPPHIHTKEDEIFRVIKGQVEIMVDGKTSILKAGDTAFAPKNLPHSWKVVGTEKATMITTAFPAGIEIMFRKLADLPPGPPDFEKVTEICGEHGITFVK, encoded by the coding sequence ATGAAAAGAGCAAATTTCTTGAAGTCTATAGGTGGATTAAGTATTTTAACTTTTTTACCTCAACCGAGCTATGCAAGCACAATGTCTTATCTTGATAAGCTAAAGTCTAAAATTATCAGAAAAGACGAAGGTGAAGTCTTAAATGTAATTGGTGATATACAAACGCACAAGCTGGTCGGTAGTGAAACCGACAATCAAATTGTGGAATGGGAGGATAATGTGGAACCTGGTACCGGAATTCCTCCACATATTCATACTAAGGAAGATGAAATTTTTAGAGTTATAAAAGGACAGGTTGAAATAATGGTAGATGGTAAAACGTCTATTTTAAAAGCTGGTGACACAGCATTTGCTCCAAAAAATTTACCGCATTCATGGAAAGTGGTAGGCACAGAAAAAGCCACCATGATCACCACTGCTTTTCCTGCAGGAATTGAAATTATGTTTAGAAAATTAGCAGATTTACCGCCTGGACCACCAGATTTTGAAAAAGTAACTGAAATATGTGGTGAACACGGTATTACGTTCGTAAAATAA
- a CDS encoding bile acid:sodium symporter family protein produces the protein MKIDKFVIAIIITVIAAYIYPDLGKGESAQVLNTLSSIGISLIFFFYGLKLSPQQIKIGLNNWKLHVLIQATTFIVFPLIVLTIYPLITEDNKALWLAFMFLAALPSTVSSSVVMVSIAKGNIPAAIFNASISGLIGVILTPLWIGLFMTSTGTDYSLIEVYQKLLLEILAPVILGLLLRRFLGAFALKHSKKITLFDKSVILLIIYKSFSKSFLDRIFENLSPLKLLAVLAVAILIFWIVYFFIGFIAKRFHFSIEDRITAQFCGTKKSLVHGTVFSKILFQNASFLGIILLPIMMFHAFQIVAISVIAAKHGRRDL, from the coding sequence TTGAAAATAGACAAATTCGTCATTGCTATTATAATTACCGTGATAGCGGCATACATTTATCCTGATTTGGGTAAAGGTGAAAGTGCGCAGGTTTTAAATACTTTGAGTAGTATTGGTATATCGCTTATTTTCTTTTTCTACGGATTAAAATTAAGTCCGCAACAAATAAAAATAGGCTTAAATAACTGGAAACTACACGTCTTAATTCAGGCGACAACGTTTATTGTTTTTCCTTTAATCGTATTGACTATCTATCCTTTAATTACTGAAGATAACAAAGCACTTTGGTTGGCTTTTATGTTTTTAGCAGCGTTACCTTCAACAGTGTCATCATCTGTAGTTATGGTATCTATAGCCAAAGGGAATATTCCTGCTGCTATTTTTAATGCGAGTATTTCTGGATTAATTGGTGTGATTCTTACACCGTTATGGATTGGTCTTTTTATGACGTCTACCGGAACAGATTATAGCTTAATCGAAGTCTATCAAAAGTTATTATTAGAAATTTTAGCACCAGTTATTTTAGGTTTATTATTACGACGCTTTTTAGGCGCTTTTGCTTTAAAACACAGTAAAAAAATTACGCTATTTGATAAAAGTGTTATTTTGTTGATTATCTACAAAAGCTTTTCTAAATCCTTTTTAGATCGCATTTTTGAAAATTTAAGCCCATTAAAATTACTAGCAGTTTTAGCTGTTGCTATCTTAATCTTTTGGATAGTATATTTCTTTATAGGTTTCATCGCAAAACGATTTCATTTTTCTATTGAAGACCGAATCACAGCACAATTTTGTGGTACCAAAAAGTCTTTAGTACACGGTACAGTATTTTCTAAAATACTATTTCAAAACGCCTCATTTTTAGGCATTATTTTATTGCCAATTATGATGTTTCATGCATTTCAAATTGTAGCAATAAGTGTGATCGCTGCTAAGCATGGAAGAAGGGATTTATAA
- the polA gene encoding DNA polymerase I, whose amino-acid sequence MSEQKRLFLVDAYALIFRGYYAFIKNPRINSKGEDTSAIMGFMNSLLDVIKRERPDHLAVCFDKGGSVDRVEMYEAYKANRDETPEGIRTAVPHIHNILKAMHIPIMVKEGFEADDVIGTLSRQAEKEGYKTFMVTPDKDFAQLVTENIFMYRPKSFGGGYETWGIPEVQKKFEVERPEQVIDFLGMMGDASDNIPGLPGVGEKTAKKFIKEFGSMEGLLANTNQLKGKMKEKVEANAELGRLSKELARIMLDVPVEFNAKDFELDHPDIEKVKEIFQELEFRRLTDNFIKTFTSESDNSTTTTNQNVTSSAVEKSQTTKEKASAGAGQFSLFGGGDDESQTDTNTSFTRNTAENTSHFYQSVASGMATKLFVKNLLNQTSVCFDTETTGLNPLTAELVGIAFSWETGKGFYLPFPENKDEAQDLIEELRPFFEAENIQKIGQNLKYDIKVLAKYNIEVKGPLFDTMLAHYLINPDMRHNMDVLSETYLNYSPISIETLIGKKGKNQLSMRDVPLDKQTEYAVEDADITLQLKEHFEKELDEANTQKLFDEIEIPLLRVLAAMELEGINLDKDFLNSLSEQLNSDIANLEKSIYEAAGEEFNIASPKQLGVILFEKMKLVDKPKKTKTGQYSTAEDVLSYLAKDHEIIQNILDFRGLSKLKSTYVDALPLQVEEATGRVHTDYMQTVAATGRLSSNNPNLQNIPIRTERGRQVRKAFVPRNEDFTLLAADYSQIELRIIAALSEEETMIEAFKHGEDIHASTASKVFNVAIENVTREQRSNAKTVNFGIIYGVSAFGLSNQTDLSRSEAKELIDTYYETYPKLKNYISKQVDFARDHGYVQTVLGRRRYLKDINSRNAVVRGAAERNAVNAPIQGSAADIIKLAMINIYEKLEAGNYKTKMLLQVHDELVFDVYKPELDEISKLIKTEMENAFTLSVPLDVEIGLGDNWLEAH is encoded by the coding sequence ATGTCAGAACAAAAACGTCTCTTTTTAGTCGATGCTTACGCGCTTATTTTTCGTGGGTATTATGCTTTTATAAAAAACCCAAGAATTAACTCTAAAGGTGAAGATACTTCAGCCATTATGGGCTTTATGAACTCGCTTTTAGATGTCATCAAACGCGAAAGACCAGACCATTTAGCGGTATGTTTTGACAAAGGCGGAAGTGTAGACCGTGTAGAAATGTACGAAGCTTACAAAGCCAATCGTGATGAGACACCAGAAGGTATTCGCACTGCAGTTCCGCATATACACAACATTCTCAAAGCCATGCATATTCCAATTATGGTAAAAGAAGGTTTTGAGGCAGATGATGTTATTGGTACGTTGTCCCGTCAAGCGGAAAAAGAAGGTTACAAAACCTTTATGGTCACACCAGATAAAGATTTTGCGCAATTAGTTACCGAAAATATTTTTATGTATCGTCCAAAATCATTTGGTGGCGGTTATGAAACTTGGGGAATTCCTGAAGTTCAGAAAAAGTTTGAAGTTGAAAGACCAGAACAAGTCATTGACTTTTTAGGAATGATGGGTGATGCTAGTGATAACATTCCTGGTTTACCTGGCGTTGGCGAAAAAACTGCTAAAAAGTTTATTAAAGAATTTGGTAGCATGGAAGGTCTTTTAGCCAACACAAATCAACTAAAAGGTAAGATGAAAGAAAAGGTTGAAGCTAATGCCGAATTAGGTCGACTTTCAAAAGAACTAGCGAGAATTATGCTTGATGTTCCGGTGGAATTCAACGCTAAAGATTTCGAGTTAGATCATCCAGATATAGAAAAAGTAAAAGAAATTTTTCAAGAATTAGAGTTTAGACGTCTTACTGATAATTTCATTAAAACGTTTACCTCAGAAAGCGATAATTCAACTACAACGACCAATCAAAATGTCACTTCGAGCGCAGTCGAGAAGTCTCAAACAACAAAAGAAAAAGCATCTGCTGGTGCAGGACAATTCTCATTATTTGGTGGCGGCGATGATGAATCGCAAACGGATACAAATACATCTTTCACAAGAAATACCGCCGAAAACACAAGCCACTTTTACCAAAGTGTTGCAAGCGGAATGGCAACAAAACTGTTTGTAAAAAACCTACTTAACCAAACATCGGTGTGTTTTGACACGGAAACTACAGGCTTAAATCCGTTAACTGCAGAATTAGTTGGGATCGCATTTTCTTGGGAAACTGGTAAAGGATTTTACTTACCGTTTCCTGAAAACAAAGATGAAGCACAAGATTTAATTGAAGAATTACGTCCTTTTTTTGAAGCTGAAAATATTCAGAAAATTGGTCAGAATTTAAAATACGACATCAAGGTTTTAGCTAAATATAATATTGAAGTCAAAGGACCTTTATTCGATACCATGTTAGCGCACTATTTGATTAATCCAGACATGCGTCACAACATGGATGTGCTATCTGAAACATACCTAAACTACTCGCCTATTTCCATTGAAACATTGATTGGCAAAAAAGGTAAAAATCAGTTATCAATGCGCGATGTGCCTTTAGACAAACAAACCGAGTATGCTGTAGAAGATGCCGATATTACACTTCAACTTAAAGAACATTTTGAAAAAGAATTAGACGAAGCCAATACACAAAAATTGTTTGATGAGATTGAAATCCCATTACTACGTGTTTTAGCTGCTATGGAATTGGAAGGTATCAACCTTGACAAAGACTTTTTAAACAGCTTATCAGAGCAATTAAACAGTGACATTGCCAACTTAGAAAAGAGCATTTATGAAGCTGCTGGCGAAGAGTTTAACATTGCATCACCAAAGCAATTAGGTGTTATTTTATTTGAAAAAATGAAGTTGGTAGACAAGCCGAAAAAGACCAAAACTGGACAATATTCTACCGCAGAAGACGTGTTGAGTTACTTGGCAAAAGATCATGAAATTATCCAAAACATTCTTGATTTCAGAGGTTTATCTAAGCTAAAAAGCACGTATGTAGATGCCTTACCGCTTCAAGTTGAAGAAGCTACAGGTCGCGTACATACAGATTATATGCAAACCGTTGCCGCAACTGGTCGTTTAAGTAGTAATAATCCTAATTTACAGAACATCCCTATTCGTACCGAACGTGGTCGACAAGTACGAAAAGCATTCGTACCTCGTAACGAAGATTTTACGTTATTAGCTGCCGATTATTCTCAAATTGAATTACGTATTATCGCAGCGTTAAGTGAAGAAGAAACGATGATTGAAGCCTTTAAACATGGCGAAGACATTCACGCATCAACTGCTTCAAAAGTATTTAATGTTGCTATTGAAAACGTTACCAGAGAGCAACGTAGTAATGCAAAAACAGTTAACTTCGGGATAATTTATGGTGTGTCGGCATTTGGATTAAGTAACCAAACTGATTTATCACGTAGTGAAGCCAAAGAGTTAATTGACACGTACTATGAAACCTATCCAAAACTGAAAAACTACATCAGCAAACAAGTAGATTTTGCGCGTGATCATGGTTATGTGCAAACGGTTTTAGGCAGACGCAGATATTTAAAAGATATCAACTCTAGAAATGCTGTGGTACGTGGTGCAGCAGAACGAAATGCAGTTAATGCACCAATTCAAGGTAGTGCTGCAGACATCATCAAACTAGCAATGATTAATATCTACGAGAAATTAGAAGCTGGCAATTACAAAACCAAAATGCTACTACAAGTTCATGATGAATTGGTCTTTGATGTTTACAAACCAGAACTAGATGAGATTTCAAAACTCATAAAAACTGAAATGGAAAATGCATTTACATTATCAGTACCATTAGATGTTGAAATTGGTCTTGGCGATAACTGGTTAGAAGCGCATTAA